Proteins encoded by one window of Porphyromonas vaginalis:
- a CDS encoding leucine-rich repeat domain-containing protein produces the protein MLHSFIRRGLMTMLMGLALCSLQSYAASRILFTTALPVGSTITLAISADGAVTAQGLAGAILADGKAHSYTIESAEVKLSGAITAITLSHQKLSALDVRQAKELAELRCDNNNLTELNITYSKALQRLDCTYNQLERLDIPTASSLKELRLKGNYVKSLSLDRCPDLEILDYSDNYYPTAVDLSKCTKLQQLDIAKNKIRSLDLTQNGALHTLACGDNEITSLDVAHLASLERLSVSNCSALETLTLGEHPNLLLLDIYGTKLQSLDLAKYPQLEELSCAYAKLTSLDLSHSKHLRVLSCSKNPFKGLDVTHCPLLEELNCGDLQISSIDLSNNPKLISLQMGHNNLSQIDLSAQKELKRLHLFYNNISSLDLSVQTHLEELLCNNNRIADITLPANAPLRQLDIYDNQIKEPQMAQIVDKLPDRTGMTRGLFKVVNTPSTLEGNVCPKALVDQALGKQWRVVDYADFADFGKGLDYRGSDAPDMGEGVIKLTFDKAGSTIQLTLWGLGLIESTGTTKPISNSKEPVTYTLEGTELILRGDVYRLIISGATIKGIELTKAHYLHDLELHDYQPASIQLTDLPHLETLRLHNNQLTEIQLSGMPLLSLLSCYGNKLTVEAGKKIIASLPKRLEEERATILWLNSQGESADNAFQKELLYLAHAQGWEMSDYLGGTRGDNGAPIGFPIANEPLPAPTTESALRVSVALDMLRITAVADTPIALYDMTGQLLLQTHSDSDGLCDIPLVSITEGLYIVATPVESVKCLIP, from the coding sequence ATGCTTCACTCTTTCATAAGGCGAGGACTCATGACTATGCTCATGGGCCTCGCCCTATGCTCTTTACAGAGCTATGCAGCTTCCCGTATCCTATTTACTACGGCTCTGCCCGTAGGATCAACGATCACTCTTGCCATCTCTGCCGATGGTGCCGTGACGGCGCAAGGCCTAGCAGGAGCGATCCTCGCTGATGGCAAGGCACACAGCTACACCATCGAGAGTGCTGAGGTGAAGCTCTCAGGAGCCATCACAGCGATCACGCTCTCGCACCAAAAGCTCTCAGCACTGGACGTACGTCAGGCTAAAGAGCTGGCGGAGCTACGCTGTGACAATAACAACCTCACCGAGCTAAACATCACTTACTCCAAGGCGCTCCAGCGTCTTGACTGTACCTACAACCAGCTGGAGCGTCTCGACATACCTACGGCCTCGTCTCTCAAGGAGCTACGTCTCAAGGGCAACTATGTCAAGAGCCTAAGCCTGGATCGATGCCCTGACCTAGAGATACTAGACTACTCGGACAACTACTACCCTACAGCAGTAGATCTTAGCAAATGCACGAAGCTACAGCAGCTAGACATTGCGAAAAACAAAATTCGCTCGCTAGACTTAACGCAAAACGGAGCTCTGCACACCCTGGCATGTGGTGACAACGAGATCACTTCCCTAGACGTAGCGCACCTAGCTTCCCTAGAGCGTCTCTCCGTATCTAACTGCTCAGCCCTTGAGACGCTGACGCTGGGAGAGCATCCTAACTTGCTCCTTCTAGATATCTACGGCACCAAGCTGCAGAGTCTAGATCTAGCTAAGTATCCACAACTCGAGGAGCTCTCCTGCGCTTATGCCAAGCTCACGAGTCTAGATCTCTCACACAGCAAGCATCTACGCGTGCTGAGCTGTAGCAAGAACCCCTTTAAGGGGCTCGATGTGACACACTGCCCGCTGCTTGAAGAGCTAAACTGTGGCGACCTGCAGATATCCTCTATCGACCTGAGCAACAATCCTAAGCTTATCTCTCTGCAGATGGGGCACAACAACCTCTCGCAGATAGATCTATCGGCGCAGAAAGAGCTTAAGCGGCTACACCTCTTTTACAACAACATCAGCTCCCTCGATCTCTCCGTACAGACTCATCTAGAGGAGCTACTATGCAACAATAATCGCATCGCAGACATAACACTCCCGGCCAACGCTCCACTGCGTCAACTGGATATCTACGACAATCAGATCAAGGAGCCGCAGATGGCTCAAATCGTTGACAAGCTGCCCGATCGTACAGGGATGACTAGAGGACTCTTTAAGGTGGTTAATACACCCAGTACTCTAGAGGGCAATGTGTGCCCCAAAGCCCTTGTGGATCAGGCACTAGGTAAGCAGTGGCGCGTGGTGGACTATGCGGACTTTGCAGACTTTGGTAAGGGACTTGACTACCGTGGCTCTGATGCTCCAGATATGGGCGAGGGGGTGATCAAGCTCACCTTTGACAAGGCGGGTAGCACCATACAGCTCACCCTTTGGGGGCTAGGCCTGATCGAGTCTACTGGCACGACCAAGCCTATCAGCAACTCAAAGGAGCCTGTCACCTACACCCTAGAGGGCACAGAGCTAATCCTACGTGGCGATGTGTACAGACTGATCATCAGCGGAGCCACTATTAAGGGTATAGAACTAACCAAGGCTCACTACCTACACGACCTGGAGCTACACGACTATCAGCCAGCCTCTATCCAGCTGACTGACCTGCCACACCTCGAGACGCTCAGGCTACACAATAATCAGCTTACAGAGATCCAGCTGAGTGGTATGCCGCTACTGAGCCTGCTCTCTTGTTACGGCAATAAGTTGACCGTCGAGGCGGGTAAGAAGATCATTGCTAGCCTGCCCAAGCGTCTTGAGGAGGAGCGGGCGACGATCCTTTGGCTTAATAGTCAGGGAGAGAGTGCTGACAACGCATTCCAGAAGGAGCTTCTTTACCTTGCTCACGCACAGGGCTGGGAGATGAGCGACTACCTAGGAGGCACTCGTGGCGACAATGGGGCACCTATTGGCTTCCCAATAGCAAATGAGCCTCTCCCCGCACCTACGACTGAGTCGGCTCTGCGGGTGAGCGTCGCTCTAGACATGCTGCGCATCACCGCTGTAGCAGATACCCCAATCGCACTCTATGATATGACGGGGCAGCTACTGCTGCAGACACACTCTGACTCCGATGGGCTATGCGACATACCGCTAGTAAGCATCACAGAGGGACTCTACATCGTCGCTACACCCGTTGAGTCGGTCAAGTGTCTCATTCCTTAA
- a CDS encoding MarC family protein, which yields MENLWNSILDDFSHFTLSSFFATFMILFVSIDIIGAIPIALSLKEKGKVFHPSKVAIISCLMFIAFLFVGEPLLGFFGVDVSSFAVAGSIVLFVLAVEMIFGIQVFQDDDPSGNADIVPLVFPLFAGAASFTAILTMKSSGTATSTLFIAILLNVVCIYLMLRTVSLLEKWLGKGGIYILRKFFGVVLLAISVRFFMENLMIILEPFFGE from the coding sequence ATGGAAAATCTTTGGAATAGTATCCTAGACGACTTCTCGCACTTCACACTGTCGAGCTTCTTCGCCACCTTTATGATCCTCTTTGTCTCTATAGACATCATCGGAGCTATACCGATCGCACTGAGTCTCAAGGAGAAGGGTAAAGTCTTTCACCCCAGCAAGGTAGCCATCATCTCGTGCCTTATGTTCATCGCCTTCCTCTTCGTCGGTGAGCCACTACTAGGCTTCTTTGGAGTGGATGTCTCGTCCTTTGCCGTGGCGGGTTCGATCGTCCTCTTCGTGCTAGCTGTCGAGATGATCTTCGGCATACAAGTCTTTCAAGACGATGATCCCTCGGGCAATGCCGATATCGTGCCGCTCGTCTTCCCGCTCTTTGCGGGTGCTGCCTCCTTTACAGCGATCCTAACAATGAAGTCCTCTGGGACGGCGACCTCGACGCTTTTCATCGCTATCCTCCTCAACGTCGTCTGTATCTACCTCATGCTACGGACGGTGTCGCTGCTAGAGAAGTGGCTTGGCAAGGGTGGGATCTACATCCTGCGTAAGTTCTTTGGGGTCGTCCTGCTAGCCATATCGGTACGCTTCTTTATGGAGAATCTCATGATCATCCTCGAGCCATTCTTTGGCGAGTAA
- a CDS encoding T9SS type A sorting domain-containing protein, whose translation MNHRLLIAALLALLGMAIHAPLSAQEAAGENVITLKLTELPTNDDDDPMPLSLSIQGEGAITIEGVKEAYASDRTSYMPTGVDITIRGAVKSISCNYTGELTAVDITNSKTIEKLSLKNSGITDLRAKGVSSLKSLSCGFTPIPALDLSGCTGLKKLEAGSCMKLTSVTLTGCTALEEIELQNGEIAALDLTGLTKLNSVDVSRNPLKTLTLTGLSSLTTLDCKQSGLASLDLSDCTALEYLTANACAELASVKLPKSDKLKYIYLQECKLQEIDLSNHAALTQVYLERNKMLTKVSVANCAGLKLLSLHLCALPAEATVALLEQLSDHSAEYNETSPAYKIFAAGIKVTYKEGNVWSPKAASLARRKGWALLTKNENSYESPMPLIDAYAKVTIEEAEHGKIALEGLDTQDLAYLPQGMTYKVVATPEAGYELKELKVNGDVVEGLEFQLFQDSKLTATFAKAGDVTYEYYLTKVEPTVSTAPIYTYGYDENKNWTSRTVTKEDGSISSHYDIRYDQQGRISDIDMTLSFDYAKDGKSSQRVHYTYDEQGRLVRRQMKLFDKDMADTKIGYRPEGQIDYWVEQSAKVMNDYIYNDKGQLIEEHFGEATGADTDHPTVSTPTGKIFYSYNDKGHKSEVKYTSIQSNWLYLKGEQYAWNEQGLLSKIKAVNYGYEQGETDPEKGKAETFYELRFQYADKATTKVFWPMLPITEENGGPGEFSYDLKGYCTKAEYWRYGYGDPRHSCDFVYVFEASPRHLQELVDRGSTTVQYAYGTITAEGAALEALQVYDTTGQLLRDYRTAPCQRIDMGVSELPDGLYIVRTISSDSTQTDKVVITQ comes from the coding sequence ATGAACCACCGACTACTTATTGCTGCGCTACTAGCTCTCCTCGGGATGGCTATTCATGCGCCACTATCAGCTCAGGAAGCTGCCGGGGAAAATGTCATCACCTTGAAGCTTACAGAGCTTCCCACCAACGATGACGACGATCCTATGCCTCTCTCACTAAGCATACAGGGTGAGGGTGCTATAACCATCGAGGGGGTCAAAGAGGCTTACGCTTCAGATCGTACCTCATACATGCCTACAGGAGTAGACATTACGATACGTGGTGCTGTCAAGTCCATTAGCTGCAACTACACCGGCGAACTCACAGCGGTAGATATTACCAACTCCAAAACGATTGAGAAGCTTAGCCTCAAAAACAGTGGCATTACGGATCTCCGCGCTAAAGGCGTTAGCTCTCTTAAGTCTCTGAGCTGTGGATTTACTCCGATACCTGCACTAGACCTGAGCGGCTGCACAGGACTGAAGAAGCTCGAGGCCGGATCCTGTATGAAGCTCACGAGCGTCACCCTCACCGGCTGTACAGCCCTCGAGGAGATAGAGTTGCAAAATGGCGAGATAGCAGCACTAGACCTCACGGGTCTGACCAAGCTAAACAGTGTAGACGTATCACGTAATCCGCTCAAGACGCTGACACTCACTGGACTCAGCAGCCTCACGACACTAGACTGCAAGCAGAGCGGTCTCGCCTCGCTAGATCTCTCCGACTGTACTGCGCTAGAGTATCTCACGGCCAATGCTTGTGCAGAGCTTGCCTCGGTAAAGCTACCTAAGTCTGACAAACTCAAGTATATCTACCTGCAGGAGTGCAAGCTACAAGAGATAGATCTCTCTAATCATGCGGCACTCACTCAAGTCTATCTAGAGCGTAATAAGATGCTCACCAAGGTCTCGGTAGCCAACTGTGCGGGCCTTAAGTTGCTCAGCCTGCACCTCTGTGCGCTACCCGCTGAGGCTACAGTTGCTCTTCTAGAGCAACTCTCTGACCATAGTGCTGAGTACAACGAGACAAGCCCTGCCTACAAGATTTTTGCAGCAGGGATCAAGGTTACCTACAAGGAGGGTAACGTCTGGTCACCCAAGGCTGCTAGTCTAGCTAGACGCAAGGGGTGGGCACTCTTGACTAAGAATGAAAACTCTTACGAGTCTCCTATGCCACTCATTGATGCTTATGCCAAGGTCACGATCGAAGAGGCAGAGCATGGCAAGATAGCGCTAGAGGGTCTGGACACCCAAGATCTAGCTTACCTACCACAAGGTATGACCTACAAGGTGGTCGCAACCCCTGAGGCTGGCTACGAGCTAAAGGAGCTCAAGGTCAATGGTGATGTCGTAGAGGGGCTAGAGTTTCAGCTCTTTCAGGATAGCAAGCTCACCGCTACCTTTGCAAAGGCTGGGGATGTGACTTACGAGTACTATCTGACTAAGGTAGAGCCTACGGTCTCTACGGCTCCTATCTACACCTACGGCTATGACGAAAACAAAAATTGGACCTCTCGCACGGTGACGAAAGAAGATGGAAGCATCTCCTCTCACTATGATATACGATATGATCAGCAGGGTCGTATATCAGACATTGACATGACGCTCTCTTTCGACTACGCAAAGGACGGTAAGTCCAGTCAGCGAGTTCACTACACATACGATGAGCAGGGTCGTCTAGTAAGACGCCAGATGAAGCTCTTTGACAAAGATATGGCTGATACCAAGATCGGCTACCGTCCCGAAGGTCAGATAGACTACTGGGTAGAGCAGAGTGCCAAAGTGATGAATGACTACATCTACAACGACAAGGGACAGCTCATCGAGGAGCATTTTGGCGAGGCTACGGGAGCAGATACAGATCATCCCACCGTCTCGACACCCACGGGCAAGATCTTCTACAGCTATAACGATAAGGGACATAAGTCAGAGGTCAAGTATACTTCTATACAGAGTAACTGGCTCTACCTAAAGGGTGAGCAGTACGCATGGAATGAGCAGGGACTGCTCTCAAAGATCAAAGCGGTGAACTATGGCTACGAGCAGGGTGAGACCGATCCTGAGAAGGGTAAGGCTGAGACCTTCTACGAGCTACGCTTTCAGTACGCTGACAAGGCTACGACCAAGGTCTTCTGGCCTATGCTCCCTATCACAGAGGAAAACGGAGGCCCGGGCGAGTTTAGCTATGACCTCAAGGGTTACTGCACGAAGGCTGAGTACTGGAGGTATGGTTATGGTGATCCGAGACACTCCTGTGACTTTGTCTATGTCTTTGAGGCTTCACCACGTCACCTCCAGGAGCTAGTAGACAGAGGCTCCACAACGGTACAGTACGCTTACGGTACGATCACAGCTGAGGGCGCAGCCCTTGAGGCGCTTCAGGTATACGACACCACGGGTCAGCTACTTCGTGACTACCGCACAGCTCCTTGCCAGCGCATCGACATGGGCGTCTCTGAGCTACCTGACGGACTATACATCGTTCGCACCATCTCCTCTGACAGCACACAGACTGACAAGGTGGTCATAACACAATAA